Part of the Candidatus Brocadia sinica JPN1 genome, ACATAGGTACCGGCGGCTATAGACTGGGAAGGGTGGATAATACGATAACCAGAGAGCCGGGGACAAATATCCCTAAAATACCTGGCTCAAGCATTTCAGGGGCAACAAGGGCATACACGGCAATGGCAATACAGAGCGCGAATCAAACAGAAATAAACAAAGATTATGAGATCGATTACAAGAAGTATCTCAAGTGGAAATATCAAAGACTACGGTACAAAATGTCAATAAAAGGAAACGGCAATGCCATAATAGAAGTTGATGCTGATAAGAAACCTTTATATGAAGGTGATAATCCTAACGAACCAAAATATTATAGTTGTGCAGGCAAAGGAGCAGATGATGGAGAAGGACACTGCGGTGCACCTGATTGTGAGGTTTGTGTCCCTTTTGGCTTTTCAAAGGGCAAAAGTGGTTCAAGCTTTCAGGGGCTCGCACAGTTTTATGATGCCCGAATTCTGTTCTTTCCTGTACACTCCATGATTGGCCCTGTGTGGGTAACATGCCCATCGGTTTTATCCGAATTTGGAGTTACGTCCAGCGTGAAAGATCGGAAGTTTAGTGCAATAAACGGAGAACGCAATCAGAAGCTCAATTTCGGATGGATTATGCTGGAGCATGATGCATCAACCAAGATTGATTTCTCTGCATTTCCTGATAATAAAAAGTTCTGTGACGTATGCAATGTCATAATGAACAGGGATATCTCGTATCAGATAAACTGTTTTCCCGCATTGTCAATGACAACCTTGAAGTCCGCACGTCGGTGGCTATTGATCCCGCCACAGGCGCTGCGGAGGAAGGCGCATTATATACCTATGAGGCAATACCACGGGCAACGGTTATGTGGTTTGATGTGGTTTACAACAGGCCAGAATATTTTCGAGTCAGGCAAAATGGAATTGACCAGATTATTCAGCATGGTAAAAACACAGAGGGAGAAGGTTGGAAATGGATTCAGGAAAATGTAGAAAAAGGGCTTCCCCTTATGGAACACATGGGAGTTGGTGCTATGAACACACGAGGAATGGGACGGTTTAGGATACTTAATATCGGAGGAACAGTTCATGGAAATACTTGATATGAAATGCGCTGAGTATGGAAATAAGATCGTGGAAGAAATTGGCAACGCCAGCGAAAAAAACAAAATAGAATCCATGATTACAAAGGCTTTAGGGGTTCTACAAGAGGATGGAGTCTATGCCTTCGCTCTTTATACGAAATCTAAAAGTGGAGATGGAGGGGTTGAAAAAATAACAGCCAGGGTTGTTCATGATAAAGCTTGCAAACTGCTAAAAGACGACAAAATCGAGTTATTGCCTGGAAGCTGCAATAGCTTTCTCGATGATCTTCGTTCCCATTTAGCCAATGATGTTGATAAACTCTTTTTGGCCAAAGAACTCCTTGAGCGAACCCTTGTCTACGCCCGTTACCATGCAAAGGCATTGAACAGCGTTTCACACAGCGGAGGTGTATGATGGGATGGAAGGCATACAGGCTTGTCTATAAGGCAAAAAGCCCTATTCATATTGGCTGGCATACCCTCGGCTATATTAAGCTTACTCGATATTATATTACGGGTAGAAATATATGGGGAGCTTTGACCGCAAATATCGTGCGAACCATTTATGGACATGATGACTATCACGGTGTGGGAGAATTGTTAAAAAAAGATATACTTGTCAGTTATTTTTATCCCGCAAT contains:
- a CDS encoding RAMP superfamily CRISPR-associated protein; the protein is MQCHNEQGYLVSDKLFSRIVNDNLEVRTSVAIDPATGAAEEGALYTYEAIPRATVMWFDVVYNRPEYFRVRQNGIDQIIQHGKNTEGEGWKWIQENVEKGLPLMEHMGVGAMNTRGMGRFRILNIGGTVHGNT